The Malus domestica chromosome 10, GDT2T_hap1 genome contains a region encoding:
- the LOC103445999 gene encoding polygalacturonase QRT3 → MEATMPKTALIWSFFMAFCSFIVIHVYAEDSQMGYRQFSGGDYNDHLRKLQEFKASLTRHDSLSVAPSSIPPSPSPSLIVPPTGSASPRVYRVTSYGADPTASRDSSDALAQAMADAFRGPTEGFLIDGIANLGGAQIDLEGGHYLISRPLRLPGAGVGNLMIHGGTLRASDDFPADGYLIDLSPTSSASKKEETKKGSSMSAQLSSSSYNYEYITLKDLLLNSNYRGGGISVINSLRISIDNCYITHFTTNGILVQSGHETYIRNSFLGQHITAGSDRGERNFSGTAINLMGNDNAVTDVVIFSAAVGIMISGPANILSGVHCYNKATGFGGTGIYLRLPGLTQTRIVNSYMDYSGIVAEDPVQLDISNSFFLGEAYIVLKSIKGVANGVNIVNNMFSGFDKGVEIVQLDQNNGPFKEVEQVYVDRNNVRGMNTKGTVGRRSVQGNGSSWTVDFNPILLFPNLIRHVQYTLSASGNAFPNHTLRNVSNNRVVIESNVAAPASVFVTVDQGVAN, encoded by the exons ATGGAGGCAACAATGCCGAAAACGGCTCTAATATGGTCATTCTTCATGGCATTTTGTAGCTTCATCGTAATTCATGTCTACGCAGAGGACTCTCAAATGGGTTACCGTCAATTTTCCGGTGGCGATTACAATGATCATTTGCGAAAACTGCAAGAGTTCAAGGCTTCACTCACCCGCCACGATTCGCTTTCTGTTGCACCATCTTCAATCCCACCCTCTCCTAGTCCTAGCCTTATTGTTCCGCCAACG GGGAGCGCTAGTCCACGTGTTTATCGCGTGACATCGTACGGTGCTGATCCGACGGCGAGCAGAGACAGCAGTGATGCACTTGCTCAAGCAATGGCAGATGCATTTAGAGGCCCAACTGAAGGGTTCTTGATTGACGGTATTGCCAACCTTGGAGGTGCCCAGATCGATCTTGAGGGTGGCCATTATCTGATCAGCAGACCCCTGAGGTTGCCTGGAGCCGGAGTAGGAAATCTTATG ATTCATGGAGGAACGTTACGCGCTTCGGACGATTTTCCAGCTGACGGATACCTGATTGATTTATCTCCAACATCATCAGCTAGCAAGAAAGAAGAAACCAAAAAAGGGAGCTCAATGTCCGCACAGCTTTCTTCATCATCCTACAACTATGAGTACATAACTCTCAAGGACCTACTTTTGAACTCTAACTACAGGGGAGGGGGCATTTCAGTCATAAACTCACTTAGGATAAGCATAGACAATTGTTACATAACACATTTCACCACCAATGGAATCCTAGTGCAAAGTGGCCACGAAACTTACATCCGAAACTCCTTCCTAGGGCAGCACATCACCGCTGGTAGTGATCGCGGTGAAAGAAACTTTTCCGGGACTGCGATTAACCTAATGGGGAATGATAATGCTGTGACAGATGTGGTGATTTTTTCTGCTGCGGTAGGTATAATGATTTCGGGTCCAGCCAACATACTTTCCGGGGTACATTGCTACAATAAGGCTACCGGATTTGGGGGCACCGGAATTTATTTGAGATTGCCCGGGTTGACACAAACCCGAATTGTGAATTCGTACATGGACTACAGCGGCATTGTTGCGGAAGATCCGGTGCAGCTTGATATCTCCAACAGTTTTTTCCTTGGTGAAGCATACATTGTCCTAAAATCAATAAAAGGGGTTGCCAATGGGGTCAATATTGTAAACAACATGTTTAGTGGGTTCGATAAGGGGGTAGAGATTGTTCAATtggaccaaaataatgggccTTTCAAAGAGGTTGAACAAGTATATGTGGACAGGAACAATGTGAGGGGCATGAACACAAAAGGCACAGTTGGAAGGAGGTCTGTGCAAGGCAATGGGAGCTCATGGACCGTAGATTTCAATCCAATTCTACTATTTCCTAACCTTATTCGGCATGTCCAATACACGCTGAGCGCCAGCGGCAATGCGTTCCCTAACCATACCTTAAGGAACGTGTCGAATAACCGTGTTGTGATCGAGTCGAATGTGGCGGCTCCGGCTTCTGTTTTTGTGACAGTTGATCAAGGAGTGGCAAACTGA